A single Paenibacillus kribbensis DNA region contains:
- a CDS encoding carbohydrate ABC transporter permease: MSSSKGTKLLSYIIVLLMLSLYLFPLFYLFNVSMKTQSEYLIDPVAIATGLRLENFMDAWEKGNFSQYMWNSILYTGASTLLTLVISVFAAFPLARGYVKFSTFFYVFFLISMYLPNPLIPQFALINSLGLYNTQLGFILLKTTGTGIAFLMFVGYIKSVSRELDEAAAMDGCGYSRYLFTILVPLMKPVLATGIILTAIGAWNDIIGPTIYLSDPAYQPVTKGLFSFYGQYMNNWPLLACGILIVTLPLVILYIFLQRFIVGGAMAGAVKS; this comes from the coding sequence ATGAGCAGCTCCAAAGGAACAAAACTATTGAGCTACATTATCGTACTGCTCATGCTTTCCCTATATTTATTTCCGCTTTTCTACCTCTTTAATGTATCGATGAAGACTCAGAGTGAGTATTTGATCGATCCTGTGGCTATAGCCACGGGTCTGCGCTTGGAGAATTTCATGGATGCCTGGGAAAAAGGGAACTTCTCTCAATACATGTGGAACAGCATTTTGTATACAGGAGCATCTACGCTATTAACGTTGGTAATATCCGTGTTTGCGGCTTTTCCACTGGCGCGGGGATACGTCAAGTTCAGCACCTTCTTTTATGTGTTTTTCCTGATATCCATGTATCTCCCGAACCCGCTGATTCCGCAATTTGCCCTCATTAATAGTTTGGGACTTTACAATACGCAGCTTGGTTTTATTTTGCTGAAAACAACGGGGACCGGCATTGCCTTCCTGATGTTTGTAGGATATATCAAGTCTGTCTCCCGAGAGCTGGATGAAGCGGCTGCGATGGACGGGTGCGGGTATTCCCGCTATTTGTTTACGATTCTAGTACCGCTGATGAAGCCGGTGCTGGCGACAGGCATTATTTTGACAGCAATCGGGGCGTGGAACGACATTATAGGTCCTACCATTTATTTGTCTGATCCTGCGTATCAGCCGGTGACCAAGGGGTTGTTCTCCTTCTACGGACAATACATGAACAACTGGCCGCTACTGGCTTGCGGTATTCTGATTGTTACACTACCGCTGGTTATTTTGTATATTTTCCTCCAGCGCTTTATTGTTGGCGGTGCAATGGCCGGAGCTGTGAAGTCTTGA